The genomic region TTCTTCCAACGACACGGCGTCGGCAACGACCGCCGTCGACAGTCAGGTCGCAATCCTGAGGTCCGAGAGCGTCGCTCGCGCGGCGATCGCGAAGCTCGGCTTGGCGGGGGATCGGGAGTTCTCCGGCGGCGCCCTGCACCACCTCAGCAGGTCGACATCACGGCTGCTCGGCTGGAGCAGACAGGACACGGACGTCGTCACGCGTGATGCGATGGAAGCATTCGCGCGCAAGCTCTCGGTGAAGCGCGCCGGTCTCACCTACATAGTCGATCTCGCCTTCAGCTCCGCCGACCCCGATCGGGCCGCGCAGGTCCTGGACACCATCGTAGAGACCTACATCACGACGCAAATGGACGCGAAATACAAATGGGGTCTGCAAAACGAGAAATGGGTTAAGGAACGTGTCAACGAATTGAGCAGCCAGGCGTCGGCTGCCAAAAAGGCGGTAGCGGATTACAACAGGGCCAGGAATGGCATCGCGGCTCCCGCGAACTCCGCCGAAGCAAATCCACCCTCCTCGCAGTCGACCGCAACGGCGCAAGACGAACTCCGCGAACTGGAAGCCACGGCGGACGCCGCCACCAGAACGTATGACAATTTCCTCCGGATGTTGCGTTACATGGACGCCATGCAGCAGCAATCCGCGCCGGTGTTCGAGGCTCGTCTCCTCACCGGGGTATCTCACCCCTACACCGCCAGTTCGCCAAACGCCCGCTTGATACTCGGATCAGCGATTCTCGGCGGCCTGCTTCTGGGGATCGGAATAGGATTGCTGCGCGACAGGTCGGACCGGGAACGCGCGCCCGCGCGCAGATCTGCAGCCACCGCACCCGGAGGAACTGCAGTCGTCCAGGGGCTCAAGGCGAGCGGCGTCAAGCCCCATTTCGATGGTTCGTTCAAGGTCGAGAAGCAGCACACGTACAAGGAGGCCAATCCTGACTTATAGTCGCATGAATTGGTTCCCGATCGCGATATCGCGAGCCCGATTGAAACGCCCCGTAAATCACCGTCGAACAGTGCTCGTCGACGAACCACCTTCATCGCGATGAAGGCAGCATCTTCCTCGTGCGGCCGCCGGAGTGGGTAATCCAGAAGGGCCGAACGCTCTCCGCAGCCGTAGGGTTATATTCGCCCCTGCGACAATGTGCCGATTTGACAATGAGTAACCTTTGAACGCTCAGCCTCCGCGCAGTCCGCTCCTCCGCCCACGAGGTGCGCCGAACCGGGAATTCCGGGCAAGAGCTCGATCACAATTACTGGGCGCGTCGTGGCGTCCACCAACGTTGGCTTGAGCAATGACGAGCTTTACCCGAGCGCCCGGCGGACCGGCGACCATGTTCAGCAATGTCTTCCGGCAGTCATGGCTGGCGTTGGCATACCGATGCTCGGGCGCCGTCGTCTCCTTTCTCTTCGGCGTAAGTTTTGCTCGGATGATGAACATCGAGGAATACGGTGCGCTCATGTCATTGATGACGTTCGCGCTCGTCGCCTCCACGGTCGGCCTCGTCGGTCAGCAATTTCGCGTGTTGCGGGAAATACCAAGCATCGCCGCCCGGAAGAACTACCCGGAGATCGGCGCGATCGTCGCGAAGCGGCTTCGTGTGGCATGTCTGGGCAGCGTTGCGGTGACCGTAATCGCCCTCCTTCCGTTCGTCGCCGCTCACGGCCGCAACGGAATATTCGGAAGCTGGCAATATGCCACGAGCGTGCTTCTGATATTGCCGTTGTCCTTGATCGAAATGCAGAGCTCGCTAGGGCGCACGCTCGGCTCCGTCAATCTCGCACTCGTGTCGAAGGATGTGTTGTGGCGGTTTCTCATCATATTGCTGGGCGCCGTTCTCTTCACGACGTATGGCCATCCGCTGCCGGCGCAAGACGTTCTGCTGATCGCGACTGCAATCCTGGTCGTGCTGATCGCCGCTCAGAACATCTACCTACGGCATCTCGCGGAAGGATGTAAGGTTTTCACAATGGCGGTGAGGCGATCGAATGACCGGCTTGGCGAGGTCCTTTCCACTTCGGGACCGTTCTGGGTAACCAGCGTCACCAGTATCATGGGCGGCACGGTCGATCTCGTCGTCATCTCGGTCATGGTCGGCCCGGAAGCCGCCGGATATTACTACGCTGCCAGCCGGATCGCGCTTCTTCTTGATTTCTTCCTGGCGACCTTCTGTATCCCCGCGGCGCCCCTCATCGCACGTCTGTTCGACGAGAATCGTCATGCGGAAATCACGCGCATCACGTCGGGAGCGTCATTGGGTGCGTTTGTCGCCGTCCTCGGCTGCGTTGCGACGTTGGCGCTTGGCGGCGACCTCGCGCTGATGGCGTTCGGAGAGACTTTCACCCGCGCCTACAGCGTCCTGATGGTCCTGGCAATCGGCATGCTGGTGTCGACATATTTCGGGATCGGCCCCATCGCCCTGAACATGACGGGCCATCAGCGGGCCGCGATGCACATCGTGGTGATCACCTGGGTGGCGGGGATCCTGGCCATGATCGGCGCGACCTGGACCTTCGGGACGATAGGAGCAGCGGTTGCCGGCTCCTGCGCGGGCATCGCAACCAGGGTATGGACTGCGGCCTACATTTATTCGGCGGAAGGGATCGATATCACCGCCACCACGGCACTCCGCGCGTTGGTCAGGCGCACAACGAGCCGAGGCACATCCGAACCGCATAGCGAGGCGATACGGCCAGAAGCCAGCGGCACCATTCTTGACCTGCAGCCTGTTCGCGGCAGTCGGGACACACGTACATGAATTGGGGAGATAGTTGAATGCGTTCGCTGTCATCCGAGGACGCGACTGCTGCAATCGGACTTACGCGCGGGAGGCGGTACCTGATGGGCCGGTCTACATTCGATTACGAGGTGTCAGGAAGCCGGCTTTCCATGGGGCTGGTGAGGCTTCTGCACACCGTTGTTGCGCGGAGTACCGGGCGCGGTATGGGACTTGCCATGCGGGCGGTCAAGCCGCTGCTGCATTCCCAGCTGTCATGCGTCCATTTCGCCGACGGTAGCCGCTTGTACTTCGAGCTGAACGACGTCTACTGGAATGCGTTCTTCATCGGCCAGCCCGGCATGACCTACGAGCCGGACATAGCGACGCTTCTGCTGCGGCTGAAGGATATCGACTATACGTTCTTCGATTGCGGTGCGAACATCGGATACTGGTCCGTTCTCGTCACGTCGGAAATGCTGGGTCGCAAGCGCGCGATTGCCGTCGAGGCTTCACGGGAGACGCTTGCAATTCTCGAGCAGAACCGCGACGCGAATGATCATCGCTTCGAGATCTGCCGAAGGGCATTGTTCGAGTACGACGGGCGCAGCCTGTTCTTCTCCGACGACGGACCTCATTCGGCCCGGCACATCGTAACGTCGCAGAGCAGCCGTCCGTCGCACACCGAACCCGTCATGTCGATAACGATCGATGCGCTGGCGAGGGACCAGCAGCTGACCGACAGCGACCGGCTCGTCGTCAAGCTCGACGTCGAAGGTCAGGAGGTTGCGGCCCTGAAGGGTGCTCGGCAGGTTCTGAAGCGCGACACGCTGATCATCTACGAAGATCATGGCCAGGATCGCAACCACGCGACCACGAGGTATGTGTTCGAGGCACTCGGACTTCCAGTGTTTGCTCTTGCTGCGGACGGGTCGGTCACGAAGGTCGAAGACCTCGCCACACTGGATCGCCTGAAGGTGAACCCCAAAATCGGCTACAATTTCGCAACTTGCCCGCCCGGATCCGGCTTCCACCGCTGGATTTCAGGAATCGCCAGTCAGGCATGATCGGGTCGCGCTGTCGGAGGCCGATCCTGGCGCACGAGATCGCCGGTTGCTCAACCCGCTTCTCGTGCCGGAGCCAGAATTCGCGTGCACTCGGCTCTTCGACGCAATCAGAATGCACGATATCAATTGCCGCGACCGAACAGCATCTGGACCGCTGACTGGACGCCATTCATTCGCCCTTCGAACGGAATTCTCCCGTCGGATGGACCTCCGACCGCGATGCGGGGAAGCCCAAAAAGATGCGGCTTGCGATCCGATATGTGTCCATGCCGAGTTGTGACTGCAGTCGAAAAACCGACCTCCGCCGCGAGATGTTGTTCTCGAGAACCGCATGCCCTGGAGTTGCCGTAGGGAAAAGCAACGTGCCGAACCGGACGCTGAAGCAGTCCCTCGAGATAGGCGCGGTTATCCACCATTTCGGCGCGCGCTGAAGCTGCATTCAGGTACGCGAGTGCTGGATGTGATTCCGTGTGTCCGCCAATCGAAGCCAGGGGGTGTCGTGCCAGGACCTGAAGCTCGCGCTCATTGATGAAATAGGTGTCGTTCAAGGCCTCCAGCGACAGATCAGCCTTGCTGAACGTAGGGGCGAGCATTCCGACTCGTTGGTAGTCTTCGTGGACCCAGTTGCTCACCTTCTCCAGGGCCGATGCTTTCTCGTCAAAATCGCGACAGCTGAATCGCAGGTTCATTGCGTCGATCGCAAGACTGTCTCTCGAGCGGAACAGGTCGCGCAAGCCCAGCCACCACGGCTGCATCGTCCGCTTAACCGCGCCCGTTGGAACATATACGGTGAAGGGCGCGCTATTTCGCTCAAGGATTGGCAATGCAGTCGTGACGTTATCCTTGTAGCCGTCGTCGAAGGTAAGCACCGCATAGCGGCGGGGCTCAGGATCCGCCGCCAGCCGCTCGAGACATGCATCGAGACTGACAATCTCCCATCCTTGCTGGCGCAGCCACTTCAGACAGTATTCAAGGAAGTCAGGCGGTGCGCCGGTCTTCAGCTCCGAGCGCCAGTCCTGCTGAATCTCATGGAACATCAGGATGGCGGCCCTGCCGGCAAATGCCCTGCGCAAGGCAGGCGCAAATCCCGCCCAGCTAGCCGCGTGGAATATGGTTCGGCTGAGAAGTCGCTTCACGCGAAGCCACCGCCGGACAGGCTGATTGCGCGCAAGCCGACCAGGCGGCTTCGGTGCTCATTTGATTGCGCGCGCGATCTGCAGATGCTCATCCTCAAATCACCGTCGTGAACGCAGCAATGTTTCCGATGGGAAACAGCCCTCCATTTATCGACAAACCGCGTCGCTCTGGCAACTACGGCGCCGGTACTCACTACTGGGTACCCCAGATTTCATCGCCGCCACTCTGAATGCGCCGCCTGCATCGAACCGCTTTCACGGTAGCTTTTCGTCGAACAAAGAGTGCACCGGCCACTGGTGATGCCGGCCTTTGTGATGTGCGTGTCGAGGGCCTTAATGAAAGTACTGCTCGCCAACAAGTTTCTGTTCAACAACGGTGGCGCAGAGGCAGTGCTGCTTCAGGAAAGAATGTTCCTGACGAGCAGCGGGGCAGACGTCATTGACTTCGCGATGCAGCACGAGCGGAACATCGAATCCCGCTATGCAAATCACTTCGTGTCTCGCCAGGAATACCGGACCGGGGGCCATCTCGCCAAGATCAAGAGCGCGCTCGCACTGATTCACTCGCGCGAAGCCGTCAGCAAACTCGCATCCCTGATCGAGGAGACTCGACCGGACTTGATGCATTGCCACAACATCTATCACCAGCTGACCCCGTCGATTGTCGGCGTCGCCAAGTCGCGCGGGATTCCGGTCGTGCTGACACTGCACGATTCGAAGCCGGTGTGCCCGGTGCACACCCGGATGCGAGAGGACCAATTGTGTTCGTCGTGTCTCGCCGGCGATTTCCATCACGTGCTGATGCACCGCTGCGCTGACGGCTCGATCGCACAGAGCGCCACGCTTTACATGGAAGCGGTCATTCAGCGCTGGTTTGGCAGCTACGAGAAGGTCGATCGCTTCCTCGCGCCGAGCCAGTTCATGCGGGAGTCGGTGTTGCCTCGGTTCGCAGCGGACCGGGTACAGGTGCTCTACAATGGCGTGGATGTCACCGGCATTTCGGCGAGCGATCGGGACAAGGGATACGTGCTCTATTGCGGCCGGCTCGCGCCGGGAAAAGGTGCCGAGACGCTGTTGCGCGCCCACGAAGCGGCGGACTGCCGGTGGCCTCTCGTCATCGCAGGCTCCGGCCCGCTGGCAGATAATTTGAAGGCGCAATTCACCCGGAACGTGCGTTTCGCGGGCCAGCTATCCGGCGAAACTTTAAACGAGACGATCGCCGAGGCTTCCGTGGTGGTTGTGCCTTCGGAGTGGTGCGAGAACTGCCCGATGTCGGTGCTGGAAGCGATGGCCTATGGCAAGGCGGTCATAGCGACCCGCGTCGGCGGCATTCCGGAGCTCGTGGACGATCGCGTGACGGGGCTTTTGTTTGAGCCCGGCAATACGGACGAGCTTCGACGTCACCTCGATTGCCTGATGAGCGACGCCGCACGCCGTGCAGGCATGGGAGCGGCAGGAAGAAGCCGCGTCGAAGCGGACTTCTCTCTCGAGAAGCATAACACCGAGCTGATGGCCGTCTACCGGTCACTGGTGAGCGAGCGGCATTCATCGCATTGAGGATTGCAAATGGACCTCACCATCATCTCCACGTTTCGTTGCAACTCGAGATGCCAGATGTGTTACATCTGGAAGAATCCGACTGATCCAAAGGAAGAGGTCACGCTCGAGACCCTGGCGAAGCTTCCTGCGGGGTTCGATAATCTCAATATCTCCGGCGGAGAACCGACTCTGCGGAAGGATCTCGCCGACATGGTGGACCTGCTCCACCCCAAGGCCCGAATCATAGAGATCAGCTCGAACGGCCTGCATCCCGAACGTCTCCTCCCCATCATCAAGAAGCACCCGAAGATCAAGGTTCGTTTCAGCCTCGAGGGTGACGCGACCACCAGCGACTGCATCCGCGGCGAGAAGGACGGCTATGCCACGAAGGTAGCCGGGCTTCGCATGCTGCAGGAGGCCGGCGGGCAAGATCTGGGATTTGCCTTCGTCATCCAGGACGAGAATGTGGCTCAGCTGGTTCGAACCTATGAACTGGCGCGTTCGATGGGGTTCGAACTTGCGACCTCGACGCTGCACAACGCGTGGCAGTTCTACAAGAACGACAATTATTTCTACGAGCGCGTCGCGGTGGCCCGCCAAGTGGAAGGGCTTATCACTGCGATGCTCAAGAGCAACAAGCCGAAGAACTGGTTTCGCGCCTACCTGAATCTGGGCTTGATTGAAAAGATCCTCGGCCACCCGCGGTTGATACGCTGCAGCGCGGGCACCGATTTCGCATTCATCGACCCCTGGTCCGATGTGTGGGCCTGCAATGTGCGCTCAGACCTGCCGCTGGGCAATTTGGCGCGCCAGTCCTGGAGCGAGATCATGGCGAGCGACGCGGCCAAGAACTCCGTCGCCAAGGTTCACGCTTGCCAACAAAACTGCTGGATGGTGACGACCGCGCGCACGGCAATGCGTTCAACGCTGGTTCCGCAAGCACCGAAGATGGGACCGCTCATCTGGGTGCTGAAGAACAAGCTGAAGGTCGAGCTCGGTCGGGCGATCTGCTTCGATCAATACATCGATTATTCCAACGTCGCGCCTACTCCGCGTGTCCAACGAACGTCATTCCTCAACGAAAAGCAAAAGGCACGATTGGTGCGCGGGAGAGAAACGGTCGACGCGCGATATCCGCTCAAGGAATTCATGAACAACTAATTTGACGGGAGGGTGCAGTGAGTGCGGATCATCTGGTACTGCGGGTGATCATGCTTGGCTTGCGTGGATTTCCCAATGTACAGGGAGGAGTGGAAGTTCACGCAGAGCATCTGTGCCCTCATCTCAAGGAACTGGGCTGCGATGTCGAGGTGATCGTTCGCTCCTCGTATATGCCGCCTGATCGCGGCGACGAGTGGCACGGTGTACGTTACCATCGGGTATGGTGCCCGAAGACCTCCGGTCTCGAGACAATCGTCCATTCGTTCCTCGGAGTGCTTGTCGCCGCATGGCAGCGGCCGGACGTGTTGCACATCCAGGCCATCGGACCGGCCCTGATGGCGCCACTCGCGCGCTTGCTGGGACTGCATGTTGTGGTGACGCACCACGGCCCGGATTACGAACGGGAGAAGTGGGGCCGATTGGCCAGGATGGCCCTGCGCGCCGGCGAGGCCTGGGGAATGCGATTCTCCGACGGCCGCATCGTCATCTCCCAGACCATCCGAAAGCTGGTGCGGGATAAGTACGGCCTGAATTCGGACCTCATTCCAAACGGCGTCACCTTGCCTGACGTGCCGAAAAGCACTTCGGTACTGGAGAAGCTTGGGCTGACGCCCGGACGATATGTGTTGATGGTGGGCCGGCTGGTGCCGGAGAAGCGGCACACCGACCTGATTCAGGCCTTTGCCGATGCCAGGCTCACCGGATGGAAGCTCGTGTTCGTCGGCGCCTCCGAGCATCCAGACGCCTATACCGAAATGCTTGCGGCGCGCGCCGGGGCGACCGCCGGGGTGATCATGGCTGGCTTCCAGTGCGGCCTCGCATTGCGGGAGCTATACGCCCACGCGGGCATTTTCGTTTTGCCATCCTCGCACGAAGGTTTGCCGATCGCGCTGCTGGAAGCTCTGAGCTTCGGTTTGCCGGTGGTGGCCAGTGATATTCCTGCTCACCTGGAGATCGGATTGAATGACGCGCACTATTTTCATGTGGGAGATGTATCAGCGCTCGCGGATCGCCTGGCATCGTTTGCACGCAGTCCGTGGCCGTTGGAACTGCGCGAGAAGACACGCAACTGGTTGGCTGAACGGGAAGACTGGCGCTCTATCGCAGAGCGCACTCTCGGATGCTATCGCAGGGCAATCGAGCCTCGTCGAGGCGGTCCCCATGCGCGGTCCCGGACCGCGCCGCCCAGCACCGCCTAGCGAGCTGCGCACGCGGCGTGCCGGCCAACGCGCCGTGCCCGTCCCGCAGTTGAGCCTCAAACCGATCGAACCAAAGCGACGTTCAAGATGAATACACTCCTGCTGTATTTTCTTATCTATACGTTCTTTCGATCGATCTCCAACGGCCTCGACCGTCTGTCCGGGACGAGTTTTTCCATGATCCTATCGATCACCGTCCTCGGGATCGGTGCTGTGGCGATCTGGCACATGCGGGACGTCAGGATACACAGACGAGTTTTCACACTGTTGATCTGCTTGTCCATCTTTATTGCCGCTTGCGGACTGTCACTTACCGTCAGCGCTGGAGCCGGCAAGATAATCGACCAATATTCCGCCTGGTACGAGATCTTCAGGTATCTGCAACTGATCATGTTCGTGGCATTGCTTTCGTCCCTTTATCGACATCCAAGTTTTTGCCTCAACGTCCATCGCGTTTATATGTCGCTGCTGTTCATCATTTCCGCCGTCGGACTAGGTCAATACCTGACCGGTCATGCAGAGCTTGTCACCCAATACGACAAGTTTAAGCGGGTGGCGGGTCTTTCTTCGCACCCCGTACCCTACAGCCTGGAGATCGTGCTGACCTTTTTCGTTTGCGAGCTGTCGCGCCGGAAAATGCGGCTTCCCATTCAGCACCTTCACCTCGCGGCGTACTCCCTGTTTGTTGTTGCCCTGGTCCTTTCCGCTTCAAGGACCGGTGTCGCGCTGCTCGGAGTGACCCTCAGCGTATACTTTTTTGTCCAGCGGCCTGCTCTCCTTCCGGTGTTCGCGGCAGCATTCGCGATCCTCATGTGGGCATCTCCATTTGGAGAGTTGTTCTCGGACCTGAGCAGCGTTCCGGAATACATCATGAACGGCGAATATGCGGTGTGGGACTGGCGCACCGCGCCGACCTCGGTCCATTGGCGCATTCACCACTGGTACTATCTGTCCACACTTGGATTGGAACGAGCGTGGACCGGATATGGCCCCGGTCAAGTGGGGTTCTATAGCCCGTTTCTTCTTTTGGCGCACAGTCAGTTCGTGGAAATATTCTTCGAGTCGGGCGTGGTCGGCCTGATCACCTTTGCCGTGTTTTGGTTCAGTCTTCCGCTGGCCGCGATGTCGGACCGGCGGCGGCTCGTTTCTTTATATGGAAAGCGGTCAGCAGAAATTGGAATCCTGCACTTGTGGCTTGCGATGTTTGCCGGCGTGACGCTGGTCGCATCGTTCGATGCGAGCTTCGACAGGGAAACGGTGGCGTTTTCGCACTTGATCGTCAGCATGTTTGTGGTGCTGGCTCAACCTGAAGCCGTCACCGAACGTGAGCCAGGATCGCGCTACTCGCACATCTCGATGACTGCTGGTTCGCGGATTGAAGCATCGGCGAGCCGAGAAACTATCTGAACAGCAACATGGCCGCTGTTGGCATCATCGGCCGATATTGGTTATGAGCACCTCCCATGAACGAGCATCTTGCCATTCCGCTCACGGCTCTCATGTTACTCGGCGCCCTCGTCTCATTGGCGAGCGCCGCGACGATAGCCCCTCCATCCCAGTACGGACGATGCAGCGACAACGGCAATCTCCTGTTAGAGATCGAATCTGCATCGCACGTGACGCAGCGGGAAATGTGTCATCGCAATCCAGTGCTGCAGGTGCAACTACGCAAGTCTCCGGCGCTCAAACCCATCTGCACGTCCTTGTCGATCGATTGTGTGGTTTCGCAAACTTCCGGATATGACAACGGAATATATCCATACGGAGTCAGGACCTATTTCTCGTGGTATGCAGGTGGCCGCGCCGCCACCGGGAACGTTGTTTCTCCTTCCGACTTCTCTTCACTGACGGGTTGGGGACAGATATATCCGCAAGTCGGCGTTTCGAACGTTGCCGCCAACGTCTATTTGAAGGACTATCGCGTCTATGTGCACTTGACGAGTGGCGGTTGGCAACTTGTACAAGATCAAGCCACGAATTCCATCGGTGGCCGGCGTTTCGTGGCAGACTTCTCCAACAACTCCTCTTCGGAAATGAGTCTCGTTGTTGAGTCTGACGGAAGCGTAAGAATGGACTCGCCAGCATCCGGCTATAATAATCATTTCTGGATTGAGCCGAGAGGATCGTATGCTCCCGGAACAGTCGACGGGGTGTTCTCGCTGGCACAGCTACGCACCGATGATGCAAGTGCAAATCTGATCGCAAACTTTGGAGCTGACTGGTGGAGAAACACCTCAGCTCCGTACCTCTACGTAGATGGAGTGTTTGTAAATAATCCCGGCATCGGCATGGGCACCTGGGTCAAGTTGACGACGACGTACCAGTACTTCTTCTTCACGACCATGACCAAATCGCAACTGCAAGCCGAGCCGCCGCCCTTGAGATAGCTGAACAGTGCTTCAGTGCTCGATAGATCCGCTCGGGCACCAGGCGCGCGGGGCGCTCGCCAAGGATCATCGCATGCGCGGCGTCAAGATTTGAGGGGGCGGTTCAGGAGCGGTCACGATGGCGATGGAAATCCAGAATATCCCGTTCAGCCCTGAGCTTGTTGACCTCACGCCTGAGCCGCGCGATTTCCGCTGCTGCTCGGGCTTCATCTGGCCGTGACCCGGCAAAGGCCTGCACAGGAGCGGGGCCGAACTCCTTCACTCATCTTCGCAAAACATTCTCATGAACCTCTCAGGTGTCGGGCGGCTTGCGCCGCCGATACCCCGCGTTCTAGCTGGCGAGAACCATCAGTGATGCCCCGCCGAGCAAGCGCACAGACAGGTCCTCTCCGGCAACAGTCCGGACAATGCGCCGCCCGGCGTTAACGAGGAGGGTTTTCGTGGTTCGCAATTCGGGATGGAGATGGAGGAAATCTTCGAGCCTGGTGTACTGACTGTCAATGATCTCAAAGCCGGTGTCGCGCAGTGTCGCCAGAGCTGTTGCCTGATCAAAGTAATGCAGGTGACCAACCTCCTTACGTTTCTGAAGGGGCTGATCGCGCAGAACGCTGAGGACATTAAGGTCGAGGGGGATATGAAACACATAGTATTTCGAACGCCCTCTGAGCCTTCGCAGAAAGCCCATATAGTCATCGATGTGCTCGAAAACATCGATGCACAATAGAAGATCGTAGCTTCCGCTGGTTTGCGAGAAGTCTCCGCAGTGGAAGCGCAAATTGTCCCGTTCGCGCGGTTTGGCGGCAGTGATGGCATAGGGAGCGATATCGTAGCCAACGGCGGTTGAGTCACGGAAGACGTCGTGCTCAAGCAGGGCGTTCAGAACGCCTCCCACTCCGCAACCGACGTCGACGATCGTCCGGCAGGTGATGTTGTTGGCACGCACGATCCTGGCGATCTTCGCGGCCTTGGTTCCGGCATCCTCGTCATGCCAGCCCGGATGGGCTTCGGCATAACCTTCCCCAGTATAGAGATCGTCGGACGCGAGCCCTGCCCCTCTGACGACAGCCATCGTTCTCTCCCTCAATTGAATGGCGACCTGGACGACCGATCGGGACGCCAGAGTTGCAACCAGCTCTTGCGAACCGGCACCTGAAGTGCCGTGCGGTCACGTGATGGCGACGGGAGCGCTCGCCGCGGCCAGCGAACCGCAGCCGATCCGAGAGCCTGCGTTCGAATTCGTAGTGCGCGATCGGGTGAGCAGACGGCCGCGTGTCCTTCCGGCGCCGCTGGATGGCCAAATAGTCGGGCTTCAGATTCGTCAACCCACGAGCCGCCATTCAAGAGAACCGATCCGTCTCCACCGGCAAGTGTGTTCTTGATCTTGAGGTCGTCGCAATAATCCTTGCGGGTTACCCCGGAGCGCAGAACTTAATCCGCGCTTGAATCGGCAAGCATCCGGCGCTTGCAACATGGGCGCGCCGGAAACAAGGGATTGGGCCGATATACGTGTGTATAAATCACACTTTGAGAGTTTTTTTGCCATTTTTGATTATTAACCCACCGACCCAGCAGTCGGGGGGGCAACTTCCAAAAATCCCACTGCTTGAAATCTCCTCGCGGTTCGAGGCTGCAATTCTTTGGAATCGGAATCTGTTCGCGACTGACGTCGCGAGCATGCAATGTGTCGCACATCTCTGATGCGCGGCAGCGGAATTCCTCGTCCTTAAATTTGGTCTGCAATGGAGAACTAAAGTGGCGCTGACCGATGTCATCTATCAAAACACGCCTGGTAACAGCGAAGGGTTTCCGCTTGGCGTCCCCACAAGCTATTCCTGGTACGGCGGAAGCACCGGCCATACAGGCAGCACCCCGCCCTCTAATTTCACCTCCGTCACGGGATGGGGACAGGTTTACCCCGAATCCGGGGCAAGCAACGATTCCAATCCGGCCAACGTTCAGATCGCGAACTTCCAGACGTGGGTGCATCTGAAAACTGGCGGCTGGGTTCTCGTGCAAGATCAGGCGACGGACCCGATCGCCGGATCTCAGTTTCTCGCCGACTTTTCCGGAAACACGAACACTTCCTGGAGCGTGACAAGGCAGGCGGACGGCAGCGCGATGGGCGCTGCGCCCCTCAGTGGATACAACGACCATTTCTGGCCGGGCTCACGCGGCAGCTATTCCGCCGGATCGGTCGATGGCGTCTACGTCCAGGCCGATATGAGGACCACTGATCCGAACGAGCATCTCGTTGCCGATCTGGGAGCTGATTGGTGGTCGACCCCGACAGCCCCATACGTCGACGGTTTCTCCAACAATCCCGGTGCCGGGATGAGCGATTGGGTCGCACTGACGACGAACTACAAGACCCTTTACTTCACCTCGATGACGTCTGCGCAGTTGCAGGGCGATCTGCCGCCTCCGCTGAAGGGCACCTCTTCGCCGACGACGCCCACGACACCGACGACGCCGACCGATCCGACGGTACCGTCGCAGCCGACGACGCCGACCGACCCCACGACGCCGACAACCCCCACGACTCCAAGCGTGACCGCA from Bradyrhizobium elkanii USDA 76 harbors:
- a CDS encoding oligosaccharide flippase family protein, whose amino-acid sequence is MFSNVFRQSWLALAYRCSGAVVSFLFGVSFARMMNIEEYGALMSLMTFALVASTVGLVGQQFRVLREIPSIAARKNYPEIGAIVAKRLRVACLGSVAVTVIALLPFVAAHGRNGIFGSWQYATSVLLILPLSLIEMQSSLGRTLGSVNLALVSKDVLWRFLIILLGAVLFTTYGHPLPAQDVLLIATAILVVLIAAQNIYLRHLAEGCKVFTMAVRRSNDRLGEVLSTSGPFWVTSVTSIMGGTVDLVVISVMVGPEAAGYYYAASRIALLLDFFLATFCIPAAPLIARLFDENRHAEITRITSGASLGAFVAVLGCVATLALGGDLALMAFGETFTRAYSVLMVLAIGMLVSTYFGIGPIALNMTGHQRAAMHIVVITWVAGILAMIGATWTFGTIGAAVAGSCAGIATRVWTAAYIYSAEGIDITATTALRALVRRTTSRGTSEPHSEAIRPEASGTILDLQPVRGSRDTRT
- a CDS encoding GumC family protein — translated: MPPEFGSPAEFVAEGLAFLRRRLSIILLTCLLMFGAGLLYLVVAVPTFTATAQLIVDAKTASSNDTASATTAVDSQVAILRSESVARAAIAKLGLAGDREFSGGALHHLSRSTSRLLGWSRQDTDVVTRDAMEAFARKLSVKRAGLTYIVDLAFSSADPDRAAQVLDTIVETYITTQMDAKYKWGLQNEKWVKERVNELSSQASAAKKAVADYNRARNGIAAPANSAEANPPSSQSTATAQDELRELEATADAATRTYDNFLRMLRYMDAMQQQSAPVFEARLLTGVSHPYTASSPNARLILGSAILGGLLLGIGIGLLRDRSDRERAPARRSAATAPGGTAVVQGLKASGVKPHFDGSFKVEKQHTYKEANPDL
- a CDS encoding polysaccharide deacetylase family protein, coding for MKRLLSRTIFHAASWAGFAPALRRAFAGRAAILMFHEIQQDWRSELKTGAPPDFLEYCLKWLRQQGWEIVSLDACLERLAADPEPRRYAVLTFDDGYKDNVTTALPILERNSAPFTVYVPTGAVKRTMQPWWLGLRDLFRSRDSLAIDAMNLRFSCRDFDEKASALEKVSNWVHEDYQRVGMLAPTFSKADLSLEALNDTYFINERELQVLARHPLASIGGHTESHPALAYLNAASARAEMVDNRAYLEGLLQRPVRHVAFPYGNSRACGSREQHLAAEVGFSTAVTTRHGHISDRKPHLFGLPRIAVGGPSDGRIPFEGRMNGVQSAVQMLFGRGN
- a CDS encoding FkbM family methyltransferase, giving the protein MRSLSSEDATAAIGLTRGRRYLMGRSTFDYEVSGSRLSMGLVRLLHTVVARSTGRGMGLAMRAVKPLLHSQLSCVHFADGSRLYFELNDVYWNAFFIGQPGMTYEPDIATLLLRLKDIDYTFFDCGANIGYWSVLVTSEMLGRKRAIAVEASRETLAILEQNRDANDHRFEICRRALFEYDGRSLFFSDDGPHSARHIVTSQSSRPSHTEPVMSITIDALARDQQLTDSDRLVVKLDVEGQEVAALKGARQVLKRDTLIIYEDHGQDRNHATTRYVFEALGLPVFALAADGSVTKVEDLATLDRLKVNPKIGYNFATCPPGSGFHRWISGIASQA
- a CDS encoding glycosyltransferase family 4 protein, yielding MKVLLANKFLFNNGGAEAVLLQERMFLTSSGADVIDFAMQHERNIESRYANHFVSRQEYRTGGHLAKIKSALALIHSREAVSKLASLIEETRPDLMHCHNIYHQLTPSIVGVAKSRGIPVVLTLHDSKPVCPVHTRMREDQLCSSCLAGDFHHVLMHRCADGSIAQSATLYMEAVIQRWFGSYEKVDRFLAPSQFMRESVLPRFAADRVQVLYNGVDVTGISASDRDKGYVLYCGRLAPGKGAETLLRAHEAADCRWPLVIAGSGPLADNLKAQFTRNVRFAGQLSGETLNETIAEASVVVVPSEWCENCPMSVLEAMAYGKAVIATRVGGIPELVDDRVTGLLFEPGNTDELRRHLDCLMSDAARRAGMGAAGRSRVEADFSLEKHNTELMAVYRSLVSERHSSH